From the genome of Streptomyces xanthophaeus:
GCCGGGGATGTTGGCGCAGCCCGTGTCGCCGTTGCCGAGCAGCATGGCGCGCGGTGAGACCAGGATGAACGGCTGCACCTTGCCGCTCTTCATCAGCGGCTCCAGCACCTCGTGCGCCTTGAGTCCCTGGAACCAGGACTTCCCGGTCCCCGGTATGCCCGGTATCAGCTCGACCACCGGGAACTTCTTGTCCTTGTAGGCCGGGTCGTCGTACTGCGGCGGCAGCCACACCATGACGTCGCCCTTGACGCCGGAGATCTTGCCGTCGAGCTCGGTCTTCGTGACCCGGCCGCCCAGCCCCTCCACCGGCTGGAACTCCTGCTTGACCTTCGGCGCCTCTTCGACCTTCTTGCCGCCGAGCCCGTCCGGGCCGAGGTCGGGGGCTGCCGTGACGTATTTTCCGGTGCCGAGCAGGTCGCTCCAGGAGGCATAGAAGTGCTCGGCCCGGTTGACCGCGACGAACACCACGGCGACGGCTGTGACCTGGGCGAACACCACCATCAATGCGCGCACGGCGGTGCGTACGGCGGCCGGGCCGCGCACCTTGCTCCACACGGCAAGCGGAAGGACGACGGCGATCACCGTCAGGGCGATCACCGTCGCGAAGAAAGGTGTACCGGTCAAGCTCATCACGTCAGCCTAGAGGGCGGCGTGCGCGCTCCCGGTTGCCAGGTCGGCCTGCGGTGTGGGTCACACCGCAGGCCGGACGCCTGCCGCGGGGCTCAGACCAGGCGGCGGGCCGTCGCCCAGCGGGTCAGTTCGTGCCGGTTGGAGAGCTGGAGCTTGCGCAGGACGGCCGAGACGTGCGACTCGACCGTCTTCACCGAGATGAACAGCTGCTTGGCGATCTCCTTGTAGGCGTACCCGCGCGCGATCAGCCGCAGCACCTCGCGCTCGCGCTGCGTGAGCCGGTCCAGGTCCTCGTCGACCGGCGGCGCGTCCGTCGAGGCGAACGCGTCGAGAACGAAGCCCGCCAGCCGCGGCGAGAACACCGCGTCCCCGTCCTGTACGCGGAAGACCGAGTCCACCAGGTCGGTGCCGGTGATGGTCTTGGTGACGTAGCCGCGCGCACCGCCCCGGATGACGCCGATGACGTCCTCGGCCGCGTCCGACACCGACAGCGCCAGGAACCGCACCGGGTTCTCGGCCGCCGCCATCAGCGGGGCGCAGCGCCGCAGCACCTCGACGCCGCCGCCGCCGGGCAGGTGCACGTCGAGCAGGACCACCTCGGGCCGGGTGGCGGTGATGACGGTGACGGCCTGGTCGACGTCGGCCGCCTCGCCGACGACCTCGACGCCCGTGCGTCCGGTCTCCCCGATCTCGGCCTGCACCCCCGTACGGAACATCCTGTGGTCGTCGACGAGCACCACCCGGACGCGCCTGGTCTCCCCCGCGCCTGCGTTCTCTCCGGCCTCGGTCATGCTGTGTTCGCCGCCCTCTCCATCTCCAGCTCGACTTCCGTGCCGCCGTCGGGCGCGGACCGCAGTCGTGCGGTCCCGCCGTTGCGCTGCATCCGGCCGATGATCGATTCTCGTACGCCCATGCGGTCGCCGGGTACCGCGTCGATGTCGAAGCCCGGCCCCCGGTCCCGTACGGACACGAACACCGTCTGCCCCTCCACCTCCGCGTACACCTGTACGGGCCCGCCGTCGCCACCGTACTTGGCGGCGTTGACCATCGCCTCGCGCGCGGCCTGGATCTGCGCCGCCAGCCGCTCGTCGAGCGGGCAGTCACCGACGACCACGACCTCGATCGGGACGCCGTGGTGGTCCTCCACCTCCGCGGCGGTCTTCTTCACGGCCTCCGCCAGGGTGGCCGGCTCCTCCGCCTCGTCCTTGCCGGTGCCCTCGGGCTTGTAGAGCCAGTTCCGCAGTTCGCGTTCCTGGGCCCGCGCGAGGCGGCGTACCTCGCCCACGTCCTCCGCGTTGCGCTGGATCAGGGTGAGGGTGTGCAGCACCGAGTCGTGCACGTGGGCGGCGACCTCTGCGCGCTCCTGGGCGCGGATGCGCATCAGGCGTTCCTCGGACAGGTCCTGGGTCATCCGGATCAGCCAGGGTCCGGCGAGCAGGGCCACGCCGACGAGGACGGCGAGGGTGGCGGTGAGGACGTTGCCGAGCTGTGCGGCGGAGCCCCGTACGACGATGAAGACGGTCAGGCCCACCCCGACCAGGACGACGCCGGCGAGGGCGCGCGCGACCTGGAAGAGGCGTCCGCGCCGTTCGGCGGCCGTGGACCAGTGGGCGCGGCGGGCGTTGTCGGCCTGCCGCCATACGAGCACGACCCCGGCCCCGACCAGCAGTGTCGGCCACACGTACCGGCCGGAGGCGCCGCCGAGCTGGACCTTGGAGATGAAGATGCCCGCTCCGACGAACAGGGCGATCAGCGCGGTGATCTGCCCCCGGTCGGGTTTGCGCAGCCGGCGGGTGCCGTCGGGGAGGGTCTCGAAGAAGGAGCGGTGTCCGGTCCGGCCGCCGACGCCGAGCGGTACGAAGACCCAGAACGCGGCGTACAGCAGCACGCCCAGCCCGTCGCCCCACATGAACAGCAGCAGGAAGGCGAGCCGGACCCAGCCCACGGGCAGCCCGAGGTGCCCGGCGAGACCGCGCGCGACGCCGCCGAGCATCCGGCCGTCGGCGCTGCGGTAGAGCTTGCGCTGCGGGATCTCGTCGGCGTCCGGTGCGTGCGGGGTTCGGGGAGCGGCGGCTACGGGCATGTCACCAAGGGTCACACGCCCGGCGGGGGCCGGTCATCAGGGCATCCCCCCACATCTGCCGGGGGGATATCAGGGTTGCACCAGGGTAGGGCCCGATGCCGCGCGCTCCGGCGGGCCGTCACCATGGACCCATGACCGGAGTACACGACGCCCCGCCGGCCGAGCCCGGGGCCCCGCGGGCCGCCGACGCCAGGCCGCCCCTGCGCCGCAGCAAGCGCGACAAGGTCCTCGCGGGCGTGTGCGGCGGCCTCGGCCGGTACTTCGACCTGGACCCGGTGGTGTTCCGCGTCGTCCTCGGTGTCCTCGCGGTCACCGGCGGCGTCGGTCTGATCTTCTACGGCTTCGCCTGGCTGCTGCTCCCCCAGGAGGGCGAGGAGGACAGCGAGGCGAAGAAGCTGCTGACCGGCCGGGTCGAGGGCGCCACACTGGCGGCGGTGTTCGCCGCGCTGGTGGGCTGCGCGCTGTTCCTGTCGATGCTGGACAATGGCGGGCTGGCCGCCTTCTCGGTGCTGGTCGTCCTCGCGCTGGGCGGGGC
Proteins encoded in this window:
- a CDS encoding ATP-binding protein, producing the protein MPVAAAPRTPHAPDADEIPQRKLYRSADGRMLGGVARGLAGHLGLPVGWVRLAFLLLFMWGDGLGVLLYAAFWVFVPLGVGGRTGHRSFFETLPDGTRRLRKPDRGQITALIALFVGAGIFISKVQLGGASGRYVWPTLLVGAGVVLVWRQADNARRAHWSTAAERRGRLFQVARALAGVVLVGVGLTVFIVVRGSAAQLGNVLTATLAVLVGVALLAGPWLIRMTQDLSEERLMRIRAQERAEVAAHVHDSVLHTLTLIQRNAEDVGEVRRLARAQERELRNWLYKPEGTGKDEAEEPATLAEAVKKTAAEVEDHHGVPIEVVVVGDCPLDERLAAQIQAAREAMVNAAKYGGDGGPVQVYAEVEGQTVFVSVRDRGPGFDIDAVPGDRMGVRESIIGRMQRNGGTARLRSAPDGGTEVELEMERAANTA
- a CDS encoding alpha/beta hydrolase, yielding MSLTGTPFFATVIALTVIAVVLPLAVWSKVRGPAAVRTAVRALMVVFAQVTAVAVVFVAVNRAEHFYASWSDLLGTGKYVTAAPDLGPDGLGGKKVEEAPKVKQEFQPVEGLGGRVTKTELDGKISGVKGDVMVWLPPQYDDPAYKDKKFPVVELIPGIPGTGKSWFQGLKAHEVLEPLMKSGKVQPFILVSPRAMLLGNGDTGCANIPGKVNADSWFSVDVRKMVVDNFRASDEARTWGVAGYSAGAYCAAKLAIAHPDRYSAAVSLSGYNDPGQEPSSLVAKDPELRKTHNLKNWLQAAPTPPPVALWMSGAEQDGYLSGTDLKAIAKSPTVVHAEKVVGGHNLESWSKQLPQTFAWLSGVVKAP
- a CDS encoding LuxR C-terminal-related transcriptional regulator, yielding MTEAGENAGAGETRRVRVVLVDDHRMFRTGVQAEIGETGRTGVEVVGEAADVDQAVTVITATRPEVVLLDVHLPGGGGVEVLRRCAPLMAAAENPVRFLALSVSDAAEDVIGVIRGGARGYVTKTITGTDLVDSVFRVQDGDAVFSPRLAGFVLDAFASTDAPPVDEDLDRLTQREREVLRLIARGYAYKEIAKQLFISVKTVESHVSAVLRKLQLSNRHELTRWATARRLV